The following are from one region of the Actinopolyspora halophila DSM 43834 genome:
- a CDS encoding TatD family hydrolase — MSKGDKRTPPPEPEPLSVPVVDAHTHLDACGASSAEEVHSMVDRAEAAGIGRVVTVADDLDSARWTVEAAGWDERVHSAVALHPTRAKDFGETERKTLRELVRDPRVVAVGETGLDYYWDFSPPEPQQEAFRWHIGLAKETGKPLMIHDRDAHEDIVRILEEEGAPETVIFHCFSGDAEFARRCVDAGYILSFAGTATFRNANARGLREAAASVPAGQMLVETDAPFLAPHPFRGRPNEPYCVNYTVRDLAELRGETVEELAVAVCTTAERVFQLDRVVGS, encoded by the coding sequence GTGAGCAAGGGCGACAAGCGAACACCGCCTCCGGAACCGGAACCGCTGTCGGTTCCGGTGGTCGACGCGCACACGCATCTCGACGCCTGCGGTGCGTCGAGCGCCGAGGAGGTCCACAGCATGGTGGACCGCGCCGAGGCCGCCGGGATCGGCCGCGTGGTGACGGTCGCCGACGATCTCGACTCGGCGCGCTGGACGGTCGAGGCCGCGGGCTGGGACGAACGTGTCCACTCGGCCGTGGCGCTGCACCCGACCCGCGCGAAGGACTTCGGCGAGACCGAGCGGAAAACGTTGCGGGAGCTCGTGCGCGATCCGCGCGTGGTCGCGGTGGGCGAGACCGGGTTGGACTACTACTGGGACTTCTCCCCGCCCGAACCGCAGCAGGAGGCCTTCCGGTGGCACATCGGACTGGCCAAGGAGACGGGTAAGCCGTTGATGATCCACGATCGGGACGCGCACGAGGACATCGTGCGCATCCTCGAGGAGGAGGGCGCTCCCGAGACGGTGATCTTCCACTGCTTCTCCGGGGACGCCGAGTTCGCACGCAGGTGCGTCGATGCGGGCTACATCCTCTCCTTCGCCGGGACCGCGACGTTCCGCAACGCGAACGCGCGGGGGCTCCGGGAGGCCGCGGCGTCGGTTCCGGCCGGGCAGATGCTGGTGGAGACGGACGCTCCGTTCCTCGCCCCGCACCCCTTCCGCGGGCGTCCCAACGAGCCCTACTGCGTGAATTACACCGTTCGTGACCTTGCCGAACTGCGTGGGGAAACGGTCGAGGAGCTGGCAGTGGCCGTGTGTACCACTGCCGAGCGAGTGTTCCAACTCGATCGTGTAGTGGGCTCCTGA
- a CDS encoding resuscitation-promoting factor translates to MNERGYFGRNASIDHHSAHWGDSLDGTDWFTPAVAPETHTAVGVLERPEEQTRTHQPYPAQEDHPSLPSGTLSITPEDVYEVLGPDVEDLMADADLEVDELIRLLNAETTVMPPLSLPETLGAEEDLDEPSPELAEAISTWKRRFLKSAVAAVVLSIGGTGGAAAAMDKSVTLEVDGQERQVSTYDSTVGEVLENEGIEVDKHDALSPSLDSKISQGETITLDQGRKIELTVDGETREEWVRSVTVGQALRQLGVPTDGSWVSAKRTTQVPEDGMNLEVKTSKSISIADGGKESRRLTTTAVTVDELLRQQGIKVDGDDNVTPGGDKKITDGAEVRIDRTSTSTVNVRESIEPPVKEIVDDTMLKGERKVEKQGQAGEKIVFFRVTKHNGDEVKRESIDERVAKEAEPKVVRIGGKEPPNSGVWDKLAECESGGNWHINTGNGYYGGIQFDKSTWNAYDGDQYAAYPHQATREQQIAIATKVRDERGGYGAWPSCSSQLGLT, encoded by the coding sequence GTGAACGAACGCGGCTATTTCGGTCGGAACGCTTCGATCGATCACCACTCCGCCCACTGGGGTGACTCGCTCGACGGAACCGACTGGTTCACCCCCGCTGTCGCGCCCGAAACGCACACCGCGGTCGGTGTGCTGGAACGCCCAGAGGAGCAGACCCGAACCCACCAGCCCTATCCGGCTCAGGAGGACCACCCGAGCCTCCCCTCGGGGACTCTCAGCATCACCCCTGAGGACGTCTACGAGGTCCTCGGCCCCGACGTCGAGGACCTGATGGCCGATGCCGATCTCGAGGTCGACGAGCTCATCCGGTTGCTCAACGCCGAGACGACGGTCATGCCCCCGCTGTCGCTGCCCGAGACGCTGGGCGCGGAGGAGGACCTCGACGAGCCGTCCCCCGAACTCGCCGAGGCGATCAGCACCTGGAAACGCCGTTTCCTCAAGAGCGCGGTGGCCGCCGTCGTGCTCTCGATCGGAGGGACCGGTGGCGCCGCCGCCGCGATGGACAAGTCCGTCACCCTCGAGGTCGACGGCCAGGAGCGCCAGGTCAGCACCTACGACTCGACCGTGGGTGAGGTCCTCGAGAACGAGGGCATCGAGGTCGACAAGCACGACGCGCTGAGTCCGTCCCTCGATTCCAAGATCTCGCAGGGCGAGACCATCACCCTCGACCAGGGCAGGAAGATCGAGCTCACCGTCGACGGCGAGACCCGCGAGGAATGGGTTCGCTCGGTGACCGTCGGACAGGCGCTCCGGCAGCTCGGCGTGCCCACGGACGGTTCCTGGGTGTCGGCGAAGAGGACCACGCAGGTCCCCGAGGACGGCATGAACCTGGAGGTCAAGACCTCCAAGTCGATCAGCATCGCCGACGGCGGCAAGGAGTCGCGCCGGCTGACCACCACGGCGGTGACCGTCGACGAGCTGCTGCGTCAGCAGGGCATCAAGGTCGACGGTGACGACAACGTCACCCCGGGCGGGGACAAGAAGATCACCGATGGTGCCGAGGTGCGGATCGACCGCACCAGCACTTCCACGGTCAACGTCCGCGAGTCGATCGAACCCCCGGTCAAAGAGATCGTGGACGACACGATGCTCAAGGGCGAGCGCAAGGTCGAGAAGCAGGGCCAGGCAGGCGAGAAGATCGTCTTCTTCCGCGTGACGAAGCACAACGGGGACGAGGTCAAACGCGAGTCCATCGACGAGCGCGTCGCCAAGGAAGCCGAGCCGAAGGTCGTCCGCATCGGTGGCAAGGAGCCCCCGAACAGCGGTGTCTGGGACAAGCTGGCCGAGTGCGAGTCCGGTGGCAACTGGCACATCAACACCGGGAACGGCTACTACGGCGGCATCCAGTTCGACAAGTCGACCTGGAACGCCTACGACGGCGATCAGTACGCCGCCTACCCCCACCAGGCGACGCGGGAGCAGCAGATCGCGATCGCGACCAAGGTCCGCGATGAGCGCGGGGGCTACGGCGCCTGGCCGTCCTGCTCGTCGCAACTCGGCCTGACCTGA
- the metG gene encoding methionine--tRNA ligase, which produces MSTSVLTGVAWPYTNGPRHIGHVSGIGVPSDVFSRYHRMSGNKVLMVSGSDEHGTPILVQAEKEGITPRELVDKYHRVIAEDMRSLGVSYDLYTRTTTGNHYAVVRDIFRALYHNNYIVPRTTTGAVSPSTGRTLPDRYIEGTCPICDQDGARGDQCDNCGNQIDAAELRNPVSRINGETPQFVETEHLFLDLPAFTDSLGKWLSTRTDWRSNVLNFTRNLVEDMRPRPITRDLDWGVPIPLEGWDEPSMKRLYVWFDAVIGYFSASVEWARRSGDPEAWRAWWNDPEALRVYFMGKDNITFHAQIWPTLLMGHNGTGDRGGTTGPYGELNLPTEIASSEFLTMTGSKFSTSRGTVIYVRDFVREFGPDALRYFISAAGPETHDVDFTWEEFVRRINFELANEWGNLVNRAVSLAAKNVGAVPQPRAPQEADEELKTMARGAFDVVGGHLRRSRFRAATHEAMRVVTAANKYLSEQEPWKRKDDPDRRDTILHTALQVVSDANTLLTPFLPHSAQRVHELLGGSGTWAAQPRMEDVTDLDVAERSYPILTGDYSTEQASWESKPVPVGRPLSKPTPLFGKLDPGLAETGPDWAPLRTDNS; this is translated from the coding sequence CACGTCTCCGGAATCGGTGTCCCCTCGGACGTCTTCTCGCGGTACCACCGAATGTCCGGGAACAAGGTGCTCATGGTCTCCGGAAGCGACGAGCACGGAACCCCCATCCTGGTGCAGGCCGAGAAGGAGGGGATCACTCCGCGCGAGCTGGTGGACAAGTACCACCGCGTGATCGCCGAGGACATGCGTTCGCTCGGGGTCAGCTACGACCTCTACACCCGCACCACGACGGGGAACCACTACGCGGTGGTGCGGGACATCTTCCGCGCGCTGTACCACAACAACTACATAGTCCCGCGGACCACGACGGGCGCGGTGAGCCCCTCCACGGGTCGCACCCTGCCGGATCGCTACATCGAGGGAACCTGCCCGATCTGCGATCAGGACGGCGCACGTGGCGACCAGTGCGACAACTGCGGCAACCAGATCGACGCCGCCGAGTTGCGCAACCCCGTGTCCAGGATCAACGGCGAGACTCCACAGTTCGTGGAGACCGAGCACCTGTTCCTCGACCTGCCCGCGTTCACCGACTCGCTGGGCAAGTGGTTGTCCACACGCACCGACTGGCGCTCCAACGTGCTGAACTTCACGCGCAACCTCGTCGAGGACATGCGCCCCAGGCCGATCACCCGCGATTTGGACTGGGGGGTGCCGATCCCGCTCGAGGGCTGGGACGAGCCGTCGATGAAGCGTCTCTACGTGTGGTTCGACGCGGTGATCGGCTACTTCTCGGCCAGCGTCGAATGGGCCCGCCGTTCCGGCGACCCGGAGGCGTGGCGTGCCTGGTGGAACGATCCGGAGGCCCTGCGGGTCTACTTCATGGGCAAGGACAACATCACCTTCCACGCCCAGATCTGGCCCACCCTGCTGATGGGGCACAACGGCACGGGCGACCGGGGCGGCACGACGGGCCCGTACGGGGAGCTCAACCTGCCCACCGAGATCGCCTCCAGCGAGTTCCTCACCATGACCGGTTCGAAGTTCTCCACGTCGCGGGGGACCGTGATCTACGTGCGCGACTTCGTGCGCGAGTTCGGCCCGGACGCGTTGCGCTACTTCATCTCGGCGGCGGGTCCCGAGACGCACGACGTGGACTTCACCTGGGAGGAGTTCGTCCGTCGGATCAACTTCGAGCTCGCGAACGAGTGGGGGAACCTGGTCAACCGCGCCGTCTCCCTGGCGGCCAAGAACGTGGGTGCCGTTCCCCAGCCGCGTGCTCCCCAGGAGGCGGACGAGGAGCTGAAGACCATGGCGCGCGGGGCCTTCGACGTGGTCGGGGGTCACCTGCGGCGGTCCCGTTTCCGCGCGGCCACCCACGAGGCCATGCGCGTGGTCACGGCGGCCAACAAGTACCTGTCCGAGCAGGAGCCCTGGAAGCGCAAGGACGACCCGGACCGGCGGGACACCATCCTGCACACCGCGCTGCAGGTGGTCTCGGACGCCAACACGCTGCTCACCCCGTTCCTGCCGCACTCGGCCCAGCGGGTTCACGAGCTGCTCGGCGGCAGCGGGACCTGGGCGGCCCAACCGCGGATGGAGGACGTGACCGATCTGGACGTGGCCGAGCGCTCCTACCCGATCCTGACGGGCGACTACTCCACCGAGCAGGCGAGTTGGGAGTCCAAGCCGGTTCCGGTGGGCAGGCCGTTGAGCAAGCCGACCCCGCTGTTCGGCAAGCTCGATCCCGGACTGGCCGAGACCGGTCCGGACTGGGCCCCGCTCCGCACCGACAACTCGTGA
- a CDS encoding transglycosylase family protein, with protein sequence MTTRSVLRIAIVLVAMSTTAVPAAAAAEHRESTGVWERLARCESGGNWHINTGNGYYGGLQFMRGTWEAYGGERYARYPHRASKTEQITVARGLREAHGDYGAWPACARELGLPR encoded by the coding sequence ATGACAACTCGGAGCGTCCTTCGTATCGCGATCGTCCTCGTGGCGATGTCGACCACGGCCGTACCGGCGGCTGCCGCCGCGGAACACCGGGAGAGCACCGGTGTCTGGGAGCGACTGGCCCGGTGCGAGTCCGGTGGAAACTGGCACATCAACACCGGGAACGGCTACTACGGGGGGCTGCAGTTCATGCGCGGTACCTGGGAGGCCTACGGCGGCGAGCGGTACGCACGGTACCCGCACCGCGCCTCCAAGACCGAGCAGATCACCGTGGCGCGGGGGCTCCGCGAGGCGCACGGGGACTACGGGGCCTGGCCGGCGTGTGCCCGCGAGTTGGGTCTTCCGCGGTGA